A single window of Martelella sp. NC20 DNA harbors:
- a CDS encoding DUF2794 domain-containing protein codes for MAEKPETQRGRAAVNANVVDLTQYRSGRKAEPLPVTFHRRELDAILWIYGRMVGEGEWRDYALDHMKDRAVFSVFKRAGELPLYRIEKNPKLAARQGAFSVTNTAGMVLKRGHDLKQVLKVFDRNLKLVEK; via the coding sequence ATGGCTGAGAAGCCGGAAACGCAACGCGGCCGGGCCGCTGTCAACGCCAATGTGGTGGACCTGACCCAATATCGCTCCGGCCGGAAGGCCGAGCCCCTGCCGGTCACCTTCCACCGGCGCGAGCTGGATGCAATCCTCTGGATCTACGGCCGCATGGTCGGCGAGGGTGAATGGCGCGATTATGCGCTGGACCACATGAAGGACAGGGCGGTGTTCTCGGTATTCAAGCGCGCCGGCGAACTGCCGCTCTACCGGATCGAGAAAAACCCGAAACTCGCCGCCAGACAGGGCGCCTTCTCGGTCACCAACACCGCCGGTATGGTGCTCAAGCGCGGGCATGATCTGAAGCAGGTGCTGAAGGTGTTCGACCGTAACCTCAAGCTGGTCGAGAAGTAG
- a CDS encoding IS5 family transposase (programmed frameshift) — translation MDRFVLTDAQWAKIEPHCLGKPLDPGRSGRNNRLFIEAVLWIVRTGSPWRDLPAAFGNWSTAFRRFRDWREADIFKRIFDALSDEPDMEYAMVDATIVKVHRHGQGAKGGPQSQAIGRSKGGMTTKILALTDALGNLVRFELLPGHRFDTVGVAPLIDGIEFGALLADKAFDSNNIVADLNERGAKIVISQHPRRSVPLQIDTEIYKWRHLIENFFCKLKEFKRIAMRACKTDQSFEAMIYLAAAVINSR, via the exons ATGGATCGTTTTGTACTGACAGATGCCCAATGGGCGAAGATAGAGCCGCATTGTCTGGGGAAGCCTCTGGATCCCGGTCGCAGCGGAAGAAACAACCGGCTGTTCATTGAGGCTGTGCTTTGGATTGTGCGCACGGGCAGCCCATGGCGTGACCTGCCCGCTGCGTTTGGCAACTGGAGCACGGCATTCCGCCGGTTTCGCGACTGGCGTGAAGCCGACATTTTCAAACGCATATTCGATGCCCTCTCTGATGAACCGGACATGGAATACGCCATGGTGGATGCCACCATCGTCAAGGTCCACCGACACGGTCAGGGCGCAAAAGGGGGAC CTCAGAGCCAGGCCATTGGTCGCTCAAAAGGTGGGATGACAACCAAAATCCTGGCACTGACCGATGCTTTAGGCAATCTGGTCCGGTTCGAATTGCTGCCGGGCCATCGCTTCGACACGGTCGGCGTCGCGCCGCTCATCGATGGCATCGAGTTCGGTGCGCTACTCGCCGACAAGGCTTTCGATAGCAACAACATTGTAGCCGATCTCAACGAGCGCGGCGCGAAAATAGTAATCTCGCAACATCCGCGTCGATCAGTGCCTCTCCAAATCGACACTGAGATTTACAAATGGCGACACCTGATCGAAAACTTCTTCTGCAAACTCAAAGAGTTCAAGCGCATCGCTATGAGAGCCTGTAAAACGGACCAGAGCTTTGAGGCCATGATCTATCTGGCAGCGGCTGTGATCAACTCACGATGA
- a CDS encoding S41 family peptidase: MIRRATLLLAGAVIGASATGILVSADIPARAAGDDSTYREMSLFGDVFERVRSQYVSPPDEQQMIQDAINGMLSGLDPHSSYMTAEESEEMRDQSKGEFGGLGIEVTMEDDVVKVVAPIDDTPASNAGVLSGDKIVEIDGESVRGMSLNDAVDRMRGEVGEPIDVTIIRDGVTKPIEMTIVRGVIPVQSVKWRVENDDIGYIRLTTFMNEKLDDSLLEAIAEIKKEVPEDKLKGYILDLRLNPGGFLNQAVSVADTFLDEGEVVSTRGRNASETRRFDAGPGDVTDGKPLVVLVNGGSASASEIVAGALQDLKRATLVGTRTFGKGSVQTIVPLGGEGSLRLTTALYYTPSGTSIQGTGISPDIIVEQVLPEDLEGLIRPEGESALRGHIQGDKETEEGSGSVAYVPRETEDDVQLKYAIDLLEGKITNAAFPADPEKAVKELQAAKTPEPEKAMEDAH; encoded by the coding sequence ATGATACGTAGGGCAACGCTTCTGCTGGCAGGCGCCGTGATCGGCGCTTCGGCGACCGGCATACTGGTTTCAGCCGATATTCCGGCACGCGCGGCCGGCGACGATTCAACCTACCGCGAGATGTCGCTGTTCGGCGATGTTTTCGAGCGGGTGCGCAGCCAGTATGTCTCGCCGCCGGACGAACAGCAGATGATCCAGGATGCGATCAACGGCATGCTGAGCGGGCTGGACCCGCATTCGAGCTATATGACGGCCGAGGAATCCGAGGAGATGCGCGACCAGTCGAAGGGCGAATTCGGCGGGCTCGGCATCGAGGTGACGATGGAGGATGACGTCGTCAAGGTCGTCGCCCCCATCGACGATACGCCCGCTTCCAATGCCGGGGTTCTCTCCGGCGACAAGATCGTGGAGATCGATGGCGAAAGCGTGCGCGGCATGTCGCTCAACGATGCGGTCGACCGCATGCGCGGCGAGGTCGGCGAGCCGATCGACGTCACCATCATCCGTGACGGCGTGACCAAGCCGATCGAGATGACGATCGTACGCGGCGTGATCCCGGTTCAGTCGGTCAAATGGCGTGTTGAAAACGACGATATCGGCTATATCCGCCTGACCACCTTCATGAACGAGAAGCTCGACGACAGCCTGCTGGAGGCCATAGCCGAGATCAAGAAGGAAGTGCCGGAAGACAAGCTCAAGGGCTACATTCTCGACCTTCGCCTCAACCCGGGCGGTTTCCTGAACCAGGCCGTGTCCGTCGCCGACACCTTCCTCGATGAGGGCGAGGTGGTTTCCACCCGCGGCCGCAATGCCAGCGAAACCCGCCGCTTCGATGCCGGTCCGGGCGATGTCACCGACGGCAAGCCGCTGGTCGTGCTCGTCAACGGCGGCTCGGCATCGGCGTCCGAAATCGTCGCCGGCGCGCTGCAGGACCTGAAGCGGGCGACGCTGGTCGGCACCCGCACCTTCGGCAAGGGCTCGGTCCAGACCATCGTACCGCTCGGCGGCGAAGGCTCGCTCCGGCTGACGACGGCGCTCTACTACACCCCGTCCGGCACCTCGATCCAGGGCACCGGCATCAGCCCCGACATCATCGTCGAACAGGTGTTGCCGGAGGACCTCGAAGGCCTGATCCGCCCTGAAGGCGAATCCGCGCTTCGCGGTCATATCCAGGGCGACAAGGAAACCGAAGAGGGCTCCGGCTCGGTTGCCTATGTACCGCGCGAAACCGAGGACGATGTGCAGCTGAAATACGCGATCGACCTTCTGGAAGGCAAGATCACCAACGCGGCCTTCCCGGCCGATCCGGAAAAGGCGGTCAAGGAGCTGCAGGCCGCCAAGACACCGGAGCCCGAGAAGGCAATGGAAGACGCCCACTGA